Proteins encoded together in one Miscanthus floridulus cultivar M001 chromosome 16, ASM1932011v1, whole genome shotgun sequence window:
- the LOC136511527 gene encoding uncharacterized protein, whose translation MGNCGTKPKTSDGDDAPPPPVEPQPAAGAAAEGERKDEEVAAPEPEGTSQAVVAPQSEEATTTTVEEKEHDEAEPKEKEEEVAKEDADHGKETETPTTEEAAELPASTPASVA comes from the exons ATGGGGAACTGCGGGACAAAGCCGAAGACCAGCGACGGAGACGACGCACCACCTCCGCCCGTCGAGCCGCAGCCAGCGGCGGGGGCGGCCGCGGAGGGGGAGCGCAAAGACGAGGAGGTCGCGGCGCCGGAACCGGAAGGGACGAGCCAGGCCGTTGTGGCGCCACAAAGTGAG GAAGCTACGACCACGACAGTCGAAGAAAAAGAGCATGATGAAGCTGAACCAAAGGAAAAGGAGGAGGAGGTTGCCAAGGAAGACGCTGATCACGGCAAGGAGACGGAAACTCCGACGACGGAGGAGGCCGCTGAGCTTCCGGCGTCAACTCCGGCCAGCGTCGCCTGA